A section of the Oryza sativa Japonica Group chromosome 1, ASM3414082v1 genome encodes:
- the LOC4324606 gene encoding inactive protein kinase SELMODRAFT_444075 isoform X1 has protein sequence MKSENLLLVSLAFAFSFWEQVRCRALVVVVATVSSLACFGGVVEGRQGMMVSSTQQQQLQLQRKGKAVAEKGGAAGAAAAEKVVVAVRAATREISKTALMWALTHVVQPGGSILLLVVVPSHSSGRKFWGFPLFAGDCASGNKTMLDQKDISELSSQMMDKLKNVYDPNKINVKTKVVSGSPPGVVAAESKRAQASWVVIDKELKHEEKHCVEELQCNIVVMKRSQPKVVRLNLVGSPDKDSKVSCSLPPMLDSSVGKTTTDVKEPRTSIRGPAVTPNSSPDLETTFESTEAGTSSVSSSDPGTSPYSASDTNGSMKKEAPATKDRVQHLDINISDSDSETLSPPASFSLQPWMVDILQGSASSRTHGKGPRKARTATADALLENISKLDLLNEISSMRSRSDLNFRGNVRDAVSLARSAPPGPPPLCSICQHKAPVFGKPPRWFTYAELELATGGFSQANFLAEGGFGSVHRGVLHDGQAIAVKQHKLASSQGDVEFCSEVEVLSCAQHRNVVMLIGLCVEDRRRLLVYEYICNGSLDSHLYGRNKETLQWSARQKIAVGAARGLRYLHEECRVGCIIHRDMRPNNILVTHDYEPLVGDFGLARWQPDGDMGVDTRVIGTFGYLAPEYAQSGQITEKADVYSFGVVLVELVTGRKAVDINRPKGQQFLTEWARPFLEEYAIDELIDPRLGDRYCENEVYCMLHAAKLCIRRDPHSRPRMSHVLRILEGDMVVDSGSVSAPSSDSGSRSWRMLNEQQNCRDWSPARQDSHRVVEGKNSYDALRAAWDRNKQSVSHRY, from the exons ATGAAATCTGAAAATCTTTTACTGGTCTCTTTGGCTTTTGCCTTTTCGTTCTGGGAACAGGTTCGTTGTCGagctctggtggtggtggtggcaactGTCAGTAGCTTG GCCTGTTTTGGTGGAGTGGTGGAGGGACGACAGGGTATGATGGTGAGCTCtactcagcagcagcagctgcagctgcagaggAAGGGGAAGGCTGTGGCGGagaagggcggcgcggcgggggcggcggcggcggagaaggtggtggtggcggtgcggGCGGCCACCAGGGAGATCTCGAAGACGGCCCTTATGTGGGCGTTGACGCACGTCGTGCAGCCCGGCGGCAGTATCTTGcttctcgtcgtcgtcccgTCACATAGCTCTG GCAGGAAGTTCTGGGGCTTTCCACTCTTTGCTGGTGATTGCGCAAGTGGCAACAAGACTATGTTGGATCAGAAGGATATTTCTGAGCTGTCTTCTCAAATGATGGACAAACTTAAGAATGTTTACGATCCAAACAAG ATAAATGTGAAGACTAAGGTTGTGTCTGGGTCACCTCCTGGTGTTGTAGCTGCTGAGTCTAAGCGAGCACAAGCAAGCTGGGTTGTGATAGACAA GGAGTTGAAGCATGAAGAGAAACATTGCGTGGAGGAGCTACAGTGTAATATTGTTGTTATGAAGCGTTCTCAACCTAAAGTTGTTCGGTTGAATCTTGTGGGATCTCCTGATAAAGATTCCAAAGTATCCTGTTCACTTCCACCTATGTTGGATAGTTCTGTTGGTAAAACAACAACTGATGTAAAAGAGCCACGGACGTCAATTCGAGGACCGGCTGTAACACCAAATAGCAGCCCTGACTTGGAGACAACTTTTGAAAGTACTGAAGCTGGAACATCCTCTGTCTCAAGTTCAGATCCAGGGACTTCTCCATATAGTGCTTCTGACACAAATGGTTCTATGAAGAAAGAGGCACCAGCAACAAAGGATAGGGTGCAGCATTTGGACATCAATATTTCTGATTCTGACAGCGAAACATTGAGTCCTCCAGCATCCTTCTCGCTTCAACCATGGATGGTTGACATTCTACAGGGATCAGCATCGTCGAGAACACATGGAAAAGGTCCACGAAAAGCTCGCACTGCCACAGCAGATGCTTTGCTGGAGAATATATCCAAGCTGGATCTCTTGAATGAAATTAGTTCTATGAGAAGCCGGTCAGATCTAAACTTCCGAGGAAATGTTAGGGATGCTGTCTCGTTGGCAAGGAGTGCACCCCCTGGACCACCTCCATTGTGTTCAATATGTCAGCACAAGGCACCTGTTTTTGGAAAACCTCCCCGATGGTTTACTTATGCTGAATTGGAACTTGCAACTGGTGGTTTCTCTCAAGCCAATTTCCTGGCTGAAGGTGGATTTGGATCTGTTCATCGAGGTGTCCTTCATGATGGTCAAGCAATTGCTGTTAAGCAACACAAACTTGCTAGTTCTCAGGGCGATGTGGAGTTCTGTTCAGAGGTGGAAGTATTGAGTTGTGCGCAACACCGAAATGTTGTAATGCTGATTGGTCTTTGTGTTGAGGATAGGAGGCGTTTGCTGGTCTATGAGTACATCTGCAATGGATCCTTGGATTCACATCTTTATG GTCGTAATAAAGAGACATTGCAATGGTCTGCTAGACAAAAGATTGCAGTTGGGGCTGCTCGAGGGCTGCGGTATTTGCATGAAGAATGCAGAGTTGGTTGTATAATCCATCGTGACATGAGACCAAACAACATCCTTGTTACACATGATTATGAGCCACTG GTTGGAGATTTTGGGTTGGCACGATGGCAACCTGATGGTGACATGGGTGTTGACACGAGAGTAATTGGAACATTCGG TTATCTGGCACCAGAATACGCACAGAGTGGACAAATAACAGAGAAAGCTGATGTATACTCTTTTGGGGTTGTGTTAGTTGAACTTGTCACTGGGCGCAAGGCTGTTGACATCAACCGACCCAAGGGCCAGCAATTTTTGACTGAATGG GCACGCCCTTTCTTGGAGGAGTATGCAATTGATGAGCTCATAGATCCACGCTTGGGTGACCGCTATTGTGAAAATGAGGTCTATTGCATGTTGCATGCAGCAAAACTTTGCATACGACGTGATCCTCATTCAAGGCCCCGCATGTCTCAT GTTCTACGCATACTAGAGGGCGACATGGTTGTCGATTCTGGCTCTGTTTCAGCCCCAAGTAGTGATTCTGGGAGCAGGAGCTGGCGAATGCTGAATGAACAACAGAACTGTAGAGACTGGAGCCCAGCTCGACAAGATTCACATCGAGTGGTCGAAGGAAAAAACTCCTACGACGCTCTTAGGGCTGCCTGGGACAGGAATAAGCAGAGCGTCTCACACAGATATTAA
- the LOC4324606 gene encoding inactive protein kinase SELMODRAFT_444075 isoform X2, producing the protein MMVSSTQQQQLQLQRKGKAVAEKGGAAGAAAAEKVVVAVRAATREISKTALMWALTHVVQPGGSILLLVVVPSHSSGRKFWGFPLFAGDCASGNKTMLDQKDISELSSQMMDKLKNVYDPNKINVKTKVVSGSPPGVVAAESKRAQASWVVIDKELKHEEKHCVEELQCNIVVMKRSQPKVVRLNLVGSPDKDSKVSCSLPPMLDSSVGKTTTDVKEPRTSIRGPAVTPNSSPDLETTFESTEAGTSSVSSSDPGTSPYSASDTNGSMKKEAPATKDRVQHLDINISDSDSETLSPPASFSLQPWMVDILQGSASSRTHGKGPRKARTATADALLENISKLDLLNEISSMRSRSDLNFRGNVRDAVSLARSAPPGPPPLCSICQHKAPVFGKPPRWFTYAELELATGGFSQANFLAEGGFGSVHRGVLHDGQAIAVKQHKLASSQGDVEFCSEVEVLSCAQHRNVVMLIGLCVEDRRRLLVYEYICNGSLDSHLYGRNKETLQWSARQKIAVGAARGLRYLHEECRVGCIIHRDMRPNNILVTHDYEPLVGDFGLARWQPDGDMGVDTRVIGTFGYLAPEYAQSGQITEKADVYSFGVVLVELVTGRKAVDINRPKGQQFLTEWARPFLEEYAIDELIDPRLGDRYCENEVYCMLHAAKLCIRRDPHSRPRMSHVLRILEGDMVVDSGSVSAPSSDSGSRSWRMLNEQQNCRDWSPARQDSHRVVEGKNSYDALRAAWDRNKQSVSHRY; encoded by the exons ATGATGGTGAGCTCtactcagcagcagcagctgcagctgcagaggAAGGGGAAGGCTGTGGCGGagaagggcggcgcggcgggggcggcggcggcggagaaggtggtggtggcggtgcggGCGGCCACCAGGGAGATCTCGAAGACGGCCCTTATGTGGGCGTTGACGCACGTCGTGCAGCCCGGCGGCAGTATCTTGcttctcgtcgtcgtcccgTCACATAGCTCTG GCAGGAAGTTCTGGGGCTTTCCACTCTTTGCTGGTGATTGCGCAAGTGGCAACAAGACTATGTTGGATCAGAAGGATATTTCTGAGCTGTCTTCTCAAATGATGGACAAACTTAAGAATGTTTACGATCCAAACAAG ATAAATGTGAAGACTAAGGTTGTGTCTGGGTCACCTCCTGGTGTTGTAGCTGCTGAGTCTAAGCGAGCACAAGCAAGCTGGGTTGTGATAGACAA GGAGTTGAAGCATGAAGAGAAACATTGCGTGGAGGAGCTACAGTGTAATATTGTTGTTATGAAGCGTTCTCAACCTAAAGTTGTTCGGTTGAATCTTGTGGGATCTCCTGATAAAGATTCCAAAGTATCCTGTTCACTTCCACCTATGTTGGATAGTTCTGTTGGTAAAACAACAACTGATGTAAAAGAGCCACGGACGTCAATTCGAGGACCGGCTGTAACACCAAATAGCAGCCCTGACTTGGAGACAACTTTTGAAAGTACTGAAGCTGGAACATCCTCTGTCTCAAGTTCAGATCCAGGGACTTCTCCATATAGTGCTTCTGACACAAATGGTTCTATGAAGAAAGAGGCACCAGCAACAAAGGATAGGGTGCAGCATTTGGACATCAATATTTCTGATTCTGACAGCGAAACATTGAGTCCTCCAGCATCCTTCTCGCTTCAACCATGGATGGTTGACATTCTACAGGGATCAGCATCGTCGAGAACACATGGAAAAGGTCCACGAAAAGCTCGCACTGCCACAGCAGATGCTTTGCTGGAGAATATATCCAAGCTGGATCTCTTGAATGAAATTAGTTCTATGAGAAGCCGGTCAGATCTAAACTTCCGAGGAAATGTTAGGGATGCTGTCTCGTTGGCAAGGAGTGCACCCCCTGGACCACCTCCATTGTGTTCAATATGTCAGCACAAGGCACCTGTTTTTGGAAAACCTCCCCGATGGTTTACTTATGCTGAATTGGAACTTGCAACTGGTGGTTTCTCTCAAGCCAATTTCCTGGCTGAAGGTGGATTTGGATCTGTTCATCGAGGTGTCCTTCATGATGGTCAAGCAATTGCTGTTAAGCAACACAAACTTGCTAGTTCTCAGGGCGATGTGGAGTTCTGTTCAGAGGTGGAAGTATTGAGTTGTGCGCAACACCGAAATGTTGTAATGCTGATTGGTCTTTGTGTTGAGGATAGGAGGCGTTTGCTGGTCTATGAGTACATCTGCAATGGATCCTTGGATTCACATCTTTATG GTCGTAATAAAGAGACATTGCAATGGTCTGCTAGACAAAAGATTGCAGTTGGGGCTGCTCGAGGGCTGCGGTATTTGCATGAAGAATGCAGAGTTGGTTGTATAATCCATCGTGACATGAGACCAAACAACATCCTTGTTACACATGATTATGAGCCACTG GTTGGAGATTTTGGGTTGGCACGATGGCAACCTGATGGTGACATGGGTGTTGACACGAGAGTAATTGGAACATTCGG TTATCTGGCACCAGAATACGCACAGAGTGGACAAATAACAGAGAAAGCTGATGTATACTCTTTTGGGGTTGTGTTAGTTGAACTTGTCACTGGGCGCAAGGCTGTTGACATCAACCGACCCAAGGGCCAGCAATTTTTGACTGAATGG GCACGCCCTTTCTTGGAGGAGTATGCAATTGATGAGCTCATAGATCCACGCTTGGGTGACCGCTATTGTGAAAATGAGGTCTATTGCATGTTGCATGCAGCAAAACTTTGCATACGACGTGATCCTCATTCAAGGCCCCGCATGTCTCAT GTTCTACGCATACTAGAGGGCGACATGGTTGTCGATTCTGGCTCTGTTTCAGCCCCAAGTAGTGATTCTGGGAGCAGGAGCTGGCGAATGCTGAATGAACAACAGAACTGTAGAGACTGGAGCCCAGCTCGACAAGATTCACATCGAGTGGTCGAAGGAAAAAACTCCTACGACGCTCTTAGGGCTGCCTGGGACAGGAATAAGCAGAGCGTCTCACACAGATATTAA
- the LOC4324091 gene encoding RGG repeats nuclear RNA binding protein A produces MGTKNQFDLLVDVDNDDPSHLIAAAEKKAAAAAASPKPAAQAKLPTKPPPPAQAVKESRNYGAPAREGAGRNGPGRGSGGFGGGRIGQRRDFGEGDTNGVEGGYGASGFGDGIVRREEGEHRPSERGHGPRQPYRGGGRRGGYTGGEAGDESGRAPHRAYERRSGTGRGYGMKREGAGRGNWGTVTDEALAQESGEAVSIEVSVTVTEENKQEDVPQSDEVEKHKEGESNEEEEKEPEDKEMTLEEYEKVLEEKRKALLSLKVEERKVVVDKELQSMQQLSVKKDSDEVFIKLGSDKDKKKENVERDERTRKSLSINEFLKPAEGERYYSPGGRGRGRGRGRGDRGGFRDGYSSRGPVAAPRIEDQAQFPGLAGRLVH; encoded by the exons ATGGGGACGAAGAACCAGTTCGACCTGCTCGTCGACGTCGACAACGACGACCCCTCGcacctcatcgccgccgccgagaagaaggcggcggcggcggccgcgtcgcccAAGCCGGCCGCCCAGGCAAAGCTGCCcaccaagccgccgccgcccgcgcagGCTG TAAAGGAGTCCAGGAACTATGGTGCTCCAGCCCGTGAGGGGGCAGGCCGCAATGGACCAGGGCGTGGCAGTGGTGGTTTTGGTGGAGGCAGGATAGGCCAAAGGCGTGATTTTGGTGAGGGTGATACCAACGGTGTAGAGGGAGGGTATGGCGCTAGCGGCTTTGGGGATGGAATTGTGAGGAGGGAAGAAGGTGAACACAGACCTTCAGAGAGGGGCCATGGACCACGCCAGCCTTACCGTGGCGGAGGCCGACGTGGCGGTTACACTGGTGGGGAGGCTGGGGATGAGTCTGGTCGTGCTCCTCACCGTGCCTATGAACGTCGTAGTGGCACAGGTCGAGGGTATGGGATGAAACGTGAAGGCGCAGGCCGTGGTAACTGGGGAACTGTGACTGATGAAGCCCTTGCCCA GGAATCTGGTGAGGCTGTCAGTATTGAAGTGTCTGTTACCGTGACTGAGGAAAACAAGCAGGAAGATGTACCACAATCTGATGAAGTCGAGAAACACAAGGAGGGTGAATCAAATGAAGAGGAAGAAAAGGAACCTGAAGACAAG GAGATGACTTTGGAGGAATATGAGAAAGTactggaggagaagaggaaagcTTTGCTTTCACTGAAGGTTGAAGAGAGAAAGGTTGTGGTGGACAAGGAATTGCAGTCAATGCAACAGCTCTCAGTGAAGAAGGATTCTGATGAAGTGTTCATCAAGCTG GGTTCTGACAaggacaaaaagaaagaaaatgttgAAAGAGATGAACGCACCAGGAAG TCTCTTAGCATCAATGAATTCCTGAAGCCGGCTGAAGGTGAAAGATACTACAGCCCAGGTGGGCGGGGGCGGGGACGTGGCAGAGGACGTGGTGACCGTGGAGGATTCCGGGATGGCTATAGCTCTCGAGGTCCTGTTGCCGCACCAAGAATTGAAGATCAAGCGCAGTTTCCCGGCTTGGCTGGGAGATTGGTGCACTAG
- the LOC4324092 gene encoding LOW QUALITY PROTEIN: disease resistance protein RGA5-like (The sequence of the model RefSeq protein was modified relative to this genomic sequence to represent the inferred CDS: substituted 1 base at 1 genomic stop codon), producing MNDADSQIKLKIYSNVLDAMHLYMLVLILWMNNADSIKLKVTIINCIIKTCRRFGQPGYEPINRASELEGAAMELTAGAMSLLLKKVCELLMAELNLDKKLTKSIGDLRTELTMMHGVVRWIGEVPPEQLDGQVRLWARQVREISYDMEDAVDAYLVRVADGEPEAAKQNRRLSESLKRAARLFTKGRALHQIAGAVEEAQGRGKSLSDLRQKYGGLKLHGAGEGCAAIDPRLTALYVEVAKLVSVDKARDELSELLLSSSGGSMQQQQQLRTVSVFGFGGLGKTTLARAVYESIREQFDCAAFVSVSRNPNITKIFRKLLFELDREQYSDINDLDRDDVQLIDELRSFLQSRRYLIVIDDLWDENVWKFIKCVLYENNLSSRIITTTRKINVSKACCSSGDDKIYEMKRLSDDDSKKLLYTRIFTHENNCPHELKQVSTDILKKCDGVPLAIITIASLLAGNNNRPIKTKDQWHNLLNSIGRGLTVGEGVDDMQKILSFSYYDLPPHLKTCLLYLSIFPEDYEIERDRLIWRWIAEDFVQCENNWDNLFEVGESYFNELINRSMVEPVGIDFEGRAQACRVHDMMLDFILSLSKEENFITIIDDSEHRTSWQHKNDNKIRRLAIQNTXRMAEEATASSMSQVRSFTLFRPGVNSMPSLSLFQVLRVLDLEGCDLSKFSNLNLRHVGKLSHLRYLGLRRTYIAELPTEIGNLKVLQTLDIRGAHGIRELPPAITGLRQLMCLRLDWDTRLPRNGGLATLTSLEEMTGLRVRRDSADGVVRELRCLKKLRVLRLQWGEMEHGAGRAVVGALGELQGIQSIEIYAYGGGGGGVGNVGDGWVPPACLRRFVSNGPTSAFSALPAWVRCSPLPRLAFLDVWVDRVRRGDIGVVGELPALQSLRLRATGRIDARPAVERFAVRAGAFPCAAACALLHFVTAPSMFPRGAMPRVRRLSFSLRAWDFAAAGDGGGGGGLRLGLRDLGMQNLPSLEDVRVEVWYKNTGDGGGSAVTRKVEEALRRVAAVHPNRPAINIRRRKMTTGSAQSDSSTLSI from the exons ATGAATGATGCAGATAGCCagataaaattgaaaatttactCTAATGTATTAGATGCAATGCATTTATATATgttagttttaattttatggATGAATAATGCAGATAGCATAAAATTGAAGGTGACCATCATCAACTGTATTATAAAAACTTGCAGGCGGTTTGGCCAACCCGGCTATGAGCCTATAAATAGAGCTAGCGAGCTAGAAGGAGCAGCTATGGAGCTGACGGCGGGGGCGATGAGCCTGCTCCTCAAGAAGGTCTGCGAGCTGCTCATGGCTGAGCTCAACCTGGACAAGAAGTTGACGAAGAGCATCGGAGATCTCCGGACGGAGCTGACCATGATGCACGGCGTCGTGCGCTGGATCGGCGAGGTGCCACCGGAGCAACTCGACGGGCAGGTGAGGCTGTGGGCGCGGCAGGTCCGCGAGATCTCCTACGACATGGAGGACGCCGTCGACGCCTACCTGGTGCgcgtcgccgacggcgagccGGAGGCAGCCAAGCAGAACCGGCGGCTCAGCGAGTCCCTGAAGAGAGCCGCCCGGTTGTTCACCAAGGGCAGGGCTCTCCATCagatcgccggcgccgtggaagAAGCCCAGGGCCGCGGCAAGTCGCTGTCCGACCTGCGTCAGAAGTACGGCGGCCTCAAGCtgcacggcgccggcgaggggtgCGCCGCCATTGACCCTCGGCTCACAGCTCTGTACGTCGAGGTGGCCAAGCTCGTCAGCGTCGACAAGGCCAGGGACGAGCTGAGCGAGCTGCTGCTGTCTTCTTCAGGTGGctcgatgcagcagcagcagcagctgaggACGGTCTCGGTCTTTGGATTTGGCGGGCTGGGGAAGACGACTCTTGCCAGAGCGGTTTATGAGAGCATCAGGGAGCAATTTGATTGCGCTGCTTTTGTTTCCGTGTCCAGGAATCCCAACATCACCAAGATTTTCAGGAAATTGCTGTTTGAACTTGACCGGGAACAGTACTCAGACATCAATGATTTAGACAGAGATGATGTACAGCTAATTGATGAGCTGAGAAGTTTTCTCCAGAGTAGAAG GTACCTCATTGTAATTGATGACCTCTGGGATGAAAATGTGTGGAAATTCATCAAGTGTGTTTTATATGAGAACAATCTCAGCAGTCGAATAATCACAACAACACGCAAAATCAATGTCTCTAAAGCTTGTTGCTCTTCGGGTGATGACAAGATTTATGAAATGAAACGTCTTTCGGATGATGATTCCAAGAAGCTCTTATACACAAGGATATTTACCCATGAGAACAACTGTCCTCATGAATTGAAACAAGTATCTACAGACATTTTGAAGAAATGTGACGGGGTACCATTAGCAATCATCACTATAGCTAGTCTGTTGGCCGGTAATAATAATAGGCCCATAAAAACTAAGGATCAATGGCACAATTTGCTCAATTCTATTGGCCGGGGACTCACAGTAGGTGAAGGTGTGGATGATATGCAGAAGATATTATCATTTAGCTACTATGATTTACCTCCTCATCTGAAGACATGTTTACTGTATCTAAGTATATTTCCAGAAGATTATGAAATTGAGAGAGATCGGTTAATATGGAGGTGGATAGCTGAAGATTTTGTCCAATGTGAAAATAATTGGGACAACTTATTTGAGGTCGGAGAGAGTTACTTCAATGAGCTTATAAACAGAAGCATGGTTGAGCCAGTCGGCATCGACTTTGAAGGCAGAGCTCAAGCTTGTCGCGTGCATGATATGATGCTTGATTTTATCCTTTCCCTatcaaaagaagaaaattttattACTATAATAGATGACAGTGAGCACAGAACATCTTGGCAACATAAGAATGATAATAAGATTCGCAGGTTAGCCATCCAAAACACTTGAAGAATGGCAGAAGAGGCTACAGCAAGCAGCATGTCACAAGTGAGATCCTTCACTTTGTTCAGACCTGGTGTTAATTCGATGCCATCCCTGTCACTGTTTCAGGTTCTTCGTGTACTGGATTTAGAAGGCTGTGATCTCAGTAAATTTAGCAATCTTAATCTGAGGCATGTCGGTAAGCTCTCTCACCTGAGGTACCTTGGGCTAAGACGAACATACATCGCTGAGCTCCCTACAGAGATCGGAAATCTGAAGGTTTTGCAGACGCTGGACATCAGAGGAGCTCATGGCATACGGGAGTTGCCGCCCGCGATCACCGGGCTGAGGCAATTGATGTGCCTTCGCCTCGATTGGGACACCAGGCTACCAAGAAATGGTGGGCTCGCAACCCTGACGTCGCTGGAGGAGATGACCGGGCTCAGAGTTCGCCGTGATTCTGCAGACGGCGTCGTCAGAGAGCTTCGCTGTCTGAAGAAGCTCAGGGTGCTCCGGCTCCAGTGGGGAGAGAtggagcacggcgcgggcagAGCTGTGGTGGGGGCTCTCGGCGAGCTGCAGGGGATCCAGAGCATCGAGATTTACGCttacggcggtggcggcggcggcgtcggtaaCGTCGGCGACGGCTGGGTGCCTCCGGCGTGCCTCCGCCGGTTCGTGTCGAACGGGCCCACGAGCGCGTTCTCGGCGCTGCCGGCGTGGGTGCGCTGCTCGCCTCTGCCGCGCCTCGCCTTCCTCGACGTGTGGGTGGATCGGGTGAGGCGGGGCGACATCGGCGTCGTCGGGGAGCTGCCGGCCCTCCAGTCTCTCCGGCTGCGGGCCACCGGCCGGATAGACGCGCGCCCGGCGGTGGAGCGGTTCGCGGTGCGCGCCGGCGCGTTCCcctgcgcggcggcgtgcgcgctCCTGCACTTCGTGACGGCGCCGTCCATGTTCCCGCGAGGCGCCATGCCGAGGGTTCGGCGGCTCTCGTTCAGCCTCAGGGCATgggacttcgccgccgccggcgatggcggcggtggtggtgggcttAGGCTTGGGCTGCGCGATCTGGGCATGCAGAACCTCCCTTCGCTCGAGGACGTTCGCGTCGAGGTTTGGTACAAGAACACGGGAGATGGCGGTGGTTCGGCGGTGACGAGGAAGGTGGAGGAGGCACTGCGACGCGTGGCGGCCGTCCATCCCAACCGTCCGGCCATCAACATCCGCAGGAGGAAGATGACGACTGGATCGGCCCAATCCGATTCTTCCACTTTGTCTATCTAA
- the LOC4324094 gene encoding transcription factor MYBS3-like yields MARKCSYCGNYGHNSRTCSSSASAGHRDTTMLCDGGDGGGGSGLRLFGVQVHVAAGGGGGGGGGGLPMKKSYSMDCLQLAAAGAAPGSLVSPSSSSSSSMLLSIDEGGLERASNGYLSDGPHGRIVQERKKGVPWSEEEHRLFLVGLEKLGKGDWRGISRSYVTTRTPTQVASHAQKFFLRQSSIGKKKRRSSLFDMVPICENGARVSEQLSGEGAAAAAAASTSLSLMNTHETSSDRVAAIDLNSTEEDDTVGASGRPFFPVVLMEQQQQASHGHGHHHHCTPLDLELGMSVSSTPSIGT; encoded by the exons ATGGCGAGGAAGTGCTCCTACTGTGGCAACTACGGCCACAACTCAAGAacctgcagcagcagcgccagCGCTGGACACAGGGATACCACCATGctctgcgacggcggcgacggaggtggcGGCAGTGGGCTGAGGCTGTTCGGAGTGCAGGTCCAtgtcgctgccggcggcggcggtggaggtggaggtggaggtttGCCGATGAAGAAGAGCTACAGCATGGACTGCCtgcagctggcggcggcgggggcggctccGGGCTCGCtcgtgtcgccgtcgtcgtcgtcctcgtcgtcgatgCTCCTGTCGATCGACGAGGGGGGCTTGGAGAGGGCGTCCAATGGGTACCTGTCTGATGGCCCCCATGGCAGAATTGTCCAGGAGAGGAAGAAAG GAGTTCCGTGGAGCGAGGAGGAGCACCGGCTGTTCCTCGTCGGGCTCGAGAAGCTGGGCAAGGGCGACTGGCGAGGCATCTCCCGGAGCTACGTCACGACGAGGACCCCGACCCAGGTCGCCAGCCACGCCCAGAAGTTCTTCCTCAGGCAGAGCAGCATCGGCAAGAAGAAGCGCCGCTCCAGCCTCTTCGACATG GTGCCGATTTGCGAGAACGGTGCGCGCGTCTCGGAGCAGCTGAGCGGcgaaggcgcggcggcggcggcggcggcgtcgacctcACTGTCGCTGATGAACACGCACGAGACCTCCTCGGACAGAGTGGCGGCAATTGATCTGAATTCCACCGAGGAAGATGACACGGTGGGCGCGTCAGGGAGGCCGTTTTTCCCGGTGGTTCtgatggagcagcagcagcaggcttcCCATGGACAtggtcaccaccaccactgcacGCCGCTCGACCTGGAGCTCGGCATGTCCGTCTCGTCGACGCCGTCCATCGGCACATGA